Genomic segment of Myxococcus stipitatus:
CACTGCGGGGAGTGATTCTGGCTCTGTCGGAGGTGGCTCTCCATGTCTTCACCGCCGCTGTGGCTGACGCTCGAGGCGCACACCCGTACACCCAACTCCTTCTCTCTATGCTCAAGCGGGGCACCGTCCTCAAGGCCCGCCTTCCGCCTGTACCGGCGATGACTCCAGCCGTGTCCCTGCTGGTGGAGTCCCTCAGTGCCTGGTACGGCATGCCCCTCTACACTGTTGTCGATGCGGACGCGCAGGAGGCCCGCTACCAAACGCTGCGTCTGTTATTGCCGCTCATACAGCCTCGAGTCAGGGAGACGTCAGGGAATCCGGTGGCCCGAGTCCTGCGGGGATGAGAGGGCGTCATCGGGAAGTCCCCCGTCAAACCCTGGCGGGGGCGGGCTCTACAGGCCCGCGCGTTTCCCCTATCGCTCTACGTCCCTGGAGAAGCAGGGGGCTTTGAAGGCCTCCGTGTGGCTTGACGCTCCGACCAGGGGCAAGAGCATCCTGCGACAACATGTTCAACAGGCCATCCATCGAGGTCCATCGCTGCGGGGGCACCGCATCTCGCCTCATGTTCTCCGGCACATGCTCGCGATGAATCTCCTGCGCGGTGGCGTGGACCGCACCGTCGTTGCCTTGTGGCTCGGGCACGAATCAGTCACCTCGACGGACGTTAATTTCCACGTGGACGTAGGCTTGAAGGAACGAGCGATTGAGAAGGTCGGCGTCTTTCGCGGGAAGCCGTGACGCTTCCATCCAGGCGATTCTCTTTTCAAGTTCTTGCGCAGTCTGTAGTCACGAGTCGAGAGTCTGGCTTTTGACTCCAGCGCTCACCTGAATTGAGGCCGGTCCCCGCCGTTCGACCCATCTGAATTGACGGGGTAACTCCACTCACCTCGAGAGCAGGCTCGTCAGGCGCTTCGCGTAGGCCATCTCGCAAAGGGGGGGCCTGCTTCTCTAGCGCACGCCCGAGCCACAGTGCAGATCGTGGATCCCACGGCCGCAGCGCCAGAGCCATTCGGAACAGTCGCTCCGCCTCCGGGAAATCCTGTTCTTGGTAAGAGTTCCAACCCAGGTCAGAAATGATATCAGCCAGGTTCTCCCGGTCGCCGACCTTGCTGGTGCTAGGAATTGAATTGGCCCACTTTCCAAACTCGTGGAAGTCGCCTCGCTCGAACTCCGACCACAGGCCGTCTTTGAGCAGCTCGCTGGCGCACTTCGCACCCAGGCGGTAGCCGTCTGGCACCAGGCTCCAGTAGATGTCAGCCGCGTCCTTCAGACACCCCATTTCCTCCAAGTGGTCGGCAATTGTAGAAAGTCGAGTAAATCCTGTTTCGGGCTCAAGATGGTCGCGCTCCGCCAACAACTCCTCACGTCTCGCCATGGGTGGACTCTAACCCAAGTGCTCACCCGCATCGAAGCCGGTACCGGGCGTGGACGAACCATTGGCGGTAGTGGCTAAACGACGGAGCGTGATTTCCGATCAGCGCGGAGGGTAGGCAGGCGCTGGATGAGTGGGGGAGCAGCAGGAACCCACTCCGTTCGGCCCTGTGTGAGCAAGTACCAGAAGAAGAAGCGAGTCCCGCCTCAGGGAGAGGAACAGTTGCGCCTGCGCAGTCGTGACCGCAGGTGGCTGATTCGCTGGGGAGCGAGGACTGGCTGCCCGCTCACCCTGCGACGGTGCATGGCGGTGGCCAAGGTTGCTGGTGGCCAGTCGCGAGCATAGGCCGCACGGGAGTTGCTGTGCGCCACCTCCGCGGTGGTGGCTGCCGTCCAGCGCTACTTCGAGAGTGGACGTGAAGGGCTGGTGGACCGGCGCGCTCGCAACGGACAGCGCAAGGTGGACGAGCGATTTCGCGCAACGCGTTGCCGGGTGCTGAGGGGCACCCCTCAGCAGTCTGGCTGGCGTCGCACAACGTGGACACGCGAGCTTTTGGCGCGCGAGATAGAGAGGCGAGGCCGCGTGCGCGTCTCGCCTACCACCATGGGACGAGCCCTGGCCTTGGTGGGCGCCCGGCTGAAGCGGCCACGTCCCGTGGTGCGCTGCCCCTGGCCCGTGCGACAGCGGAAAGCGAAGCTGTGGCAGTTGAAGTGCCGGGCGGCCTACGCCCAGCCTGAGGAGCCCGTCTTCTACGAGGACGAGTTGGACGTGCGCATCAACCCCAAGGAGGGGCCCGATTGGATGCTGCCCGGAGAGCGGCGGGAGGTCGTCACTCCGGGCAACAACCAGGAGCGCTAC
This window contains:
- a CDS encoding IS630 family transposase, coding for MLCATSAVVAAVQRYFESGREGLVDRRARNGQRKVDERFRATRCRVLRGTPQQSGWRRTTWTRELLAREIERRGRVRVSPTTMGRALALVGARLKRPRPVVRCPWPVRQRKAKLWQLKCRAAYAQPEEPVFYEDELDVRINPKEGPDWMLPGERREVVTPGNNQERYVAGALNARTGELTWVKGERKTSALFIALVRAVSNAYPTAKRLHFILDNAATHSSKQTKKVLAAMGARLVLHFLPPHCPEGHRIERGWWDVHANVTCNHRCKKMPALMAEVDAYLEARNAQQTASPLLRAAPSRRAA
- a CDS encoding tyrosine-type recombinase/integrase, with the protein product MRTRRRPATKRCVCYCRSYSLESGRRQGIRWPESCGDERASSGSPPSNPGGGGLYRPARFPYRSTSLEKQGALKASVWLDAPTRGKSILRQHVQQAIHRGPSLRGHRISPHVLRHMLAMNLLRGGVDRTVVALWLGHESVTSTDVNFHVDVGLKERAIEKVGVFRGKP